The Nitrospinaceae bacterium genomic interval CGCGCCGGGCACCGCCCCATCGCTCTCGTCGGCGGGGCCACCGGAATGATAGGCGACCCTTCGGGAAAATCAGAGGAGCGAAACCTCCTCGGAGCAAGCGATCTTGCCCAAAACATCGCGGGCATCCGCGCCCAGATTGAGGGCTTTTTAGAATTCAGTGGGAGCAATGCGGCGCTCCTTGCCAACAACGCCGATTGGCTTGGGGGCATGAATTTTATTGAATTTCTCCGTGACGCTGGCAAGCATTTTTCCATCGGCTACATGATGGCAAAGGATTCGGTTAAATCAAGAATTGCCGATGCCGGAATTTCCTACACAGAATTCAGCTACATGATCCTTCAGGCTTATGATTTTCTGCACCTGTTTCGGGAAGAGGATTGCACCCTTCAGATTGGCGGCTCCGATCAGTGGGGCAATATCACCGGCGGCATCGAACTTATCCGCCGCACGTTGAGCAAGCCAGCCTACGGCATCACCTTCCCGCTCATCACTACCTCGGATGGCCGGAAATTCGGCAAGACTGAGGCGGGCAACATTTGGCTCGACACAGAGCGTACCAGCCCCTACCAGTTTTATCAGTACTGGATACAGACGGCGGACGCCGACGTGGGCCGCTTTCTGCGCTACTTCACCTTTTTGCCGCTCGATGAGATCGAGGCGATTGAAAAAGAACACATGGAGCGCCCCGAAAAAAGAGAGGGCCAGATTCGTCTCGCCAGGGAAATCACCACGATGGTCCATGGTGCAGAGGCCACCGAGAGCAATATTCGCGCCTCGGAGATTCTTTTCGGCGGCTCGCTCGAGGGGATCGAGGAGCGTGATTTGCTCGCCGTAGCCGGTGAGATGCCCCGCACCACACAATCATCTTCCCTGCCGATCTCGGTGATCGATGTTCTTGCAGAATCTGGACTATGCAAATCAAAATCCATGGCCCGCAAGGATCTCAAGGGCGGCGGTATATACGTGAACAACAATCGGCGAGGCGAGGAGAGCGCAGAAATCTCCCCTGGCGACCTTCTTTTTGGCCGCTACGTTTTGCTCCGAAAGGGGAAAAAGAACTATCATTTGCTTGAGATCAATGCGTAATACGGTATCCTGACCTCGGTTCAGAAATTTTTCCAAGGAGACAGACGCCCATGAGCATTCTCGATAGATTAAAAGACGGCCAGGACCCCGAACCCGAAAAAAAAGCCCCTCCGGGGCAGGCCCCACAGGGACAAGCCCCCGCCGCCCCGCCCGCCAAGCCGGGTATACGGGTGGGCACAAAGGCCGGTGCGCCCCAAGGCGGTGCGCCTCCAGGGCAAGCGCCTGCGCAGAGACGGGCCGCACCACAAGAGCAGGCACCCGAGGAAGAGGTGCCCGAAGAAGACCTTGGCGAGTACGACCCGCTCTCCCTCCAGGCACCCAGGACAATCGATGAGCTTGGTGTGCGCCGAGACTTTCTTTTGCCCCATGTTCTTAAAACGGTTTTCGTGCTCGACACCTTCACGGTGAGCGAGGCGGCTGAAAATTTATGCCTTCCCGTAAACATAACGAACGATTTGCTTGAAGAGTGGGTTGCGCTCAAATGTGTCGAGGTGACCTCGGCGAGCGGATACCAGGCCGCCTCGCGCCGCTTTGCGATGACGAGCGAGGGCCGCCGCAGAGCCCGCGAGTACATGAACCTGAGCGGCTACATCGGCGCGGTGCCGGTGCCGCTAGTGACCTACACCGAGATGGTCAAACGCCAGACCGTCCTCAACGTCAAGGTGAACAGCGAGGGGCTGAAAAAAGCGCTCTCCCATCTCATTGTGAGCGATAAACTTTTCAAGCCGCTTGGCCCGGCGGTGAACTCAGGGAGAACTATTTTTCTCTACGGCCCTCCGGGCAACGGCAAGACGGCGGTTGCCGTGGCGCTCTCATCCTTGTTGGGCGGCCTCGTGGCCATTCCCAGGGCGGTGGAACTCGATGGATTCGTGATGCGGCTCTACGACCCCTCCATTCATATCGCCGAGGGGGAGCAGCCCGAGGACCGGCGCTGGCTCCACTGCAAGCGGCCCATTGTTGTCGTGGGCGGCGAGCTAACCATTGAGATGATGGAGCTTCGCATGGACCCGAGCTCAAATACCTACGAGGCGCCGCCACACGTTAAATCGAACAGCGGAATATTTATTCTCGACGACTTCGGGCGCCAGCTTGTGCGCCCGCGCGACCTGCTCAACCGCTGGATCGTGCCGCTTGAGAGCCGCGTGGACTTTCTCTCCCTCCACACCGGAAGCAAGGTGGAGATTCCCTTCGATCAACTCGTTATCTTCAGCACAAACATCAACCCCAAGGATTTGCTTGATGAGGCGTTCATGCGCCGCCTTCGCCACAAGATTTACATCGGGCCGCTTGAGCCTGCCGGTTTCCGCGCGGCCTTCGAGATGGCCTGCAAGAGCAAGAAAGTGCCCTGGAACGGCGATGTCTTCGACAAGCTCATCAAGGAGGTTTACGAGCCCCAGGGGCTGCCCTTTAACGGCTGCCACCCGCGCGATTTGCTCGACCATCTCATCGACTTGGCTAAGTTCGAGGAGAAGACACCCGAAATGACCGAGGACCTTCTCATGCGGGCCTGCGAGAGCTATTTCGTGCAGATCGAGGACGATAGCAGCGAGGCATTTACATCCTCGGCCGGCGTCGCCGATCTATTAAAATAAGCGTCCCGCAACCGCGTCACACTTCCTGGGGACATGCCCCTTTTGCGCCACCACACGGATAGGGCCCCGGCATGAGCGACGCTCCCAGCCAACAAGTTCGCTACGAAGAGCTCCCCGAGCTCTACCACACCTGGAAGTGGCGGGTGCTGATCGCCTACTGCGTCTTCTATTCGATGAACTACATGGGGCGCTTCAACTTCAGCCTCATTCAACCGGCAATTATCGAGGATATGGGCATCACCAGCGCCGACACGGGCTGGATCAACTCATGGATGTTCTGGGGCTTTGCCTTCGGCGATTTTGTTCACGGGCACTTAGCCGAGCGCTTTGGCTATCGGCGCATACTCCTGCTGGGGGCCCTTGGCACCGGCCTGTTCAACTACATCGCGAGCTTTGGGACCACGATCAACGGCCTGCTCGTCCCCTGGGCCATCGTCGGTTTCGTGAACGCCGCGACCTGGGCGCCAGGCATCGGCATCATCGCCCAGTGGTGGGGACGGCGAGAGCGGGGACGCGCCATGGGCCTGGTGGGAACGGCGGCGGGCTTTGCGATGCTCGTCGTCTGGGTGGTGACGCCCTGGGTGGCGGGAAATTTTGGCTGGCGTGCGGCGCTGCGCTATCCGCCGATGATCATCTCGCTGCTTGGCGTGGCCTTTTATTTCGTGGCGCGGGACAAACCGCGCGATGTGGGGCTGCCCGAGTATGCCGAATCCGATGAGGTGTCGCTCCAGGCCGAGGCCGCCTCGGCGGGACGCGAACACGGACTTCACGCCTACATTCACCTTCTCTCAAACTGGCGTTTCTTCATCGCCTGCCAGGTCAAGGGCCTCGACAACGTCGTGCGCTACGGAATCGTTTCCTGGGCGCCGGTCTACTACGCCCAGGTCGGCGGAATGGATCTAAGAGAGATGGGCTGGGTCACCTTCGCCTACCCGCTGGGCTACATGTGGGGCCCGATTTGCGGCGGCTATATTTCAGATAAATTCTTCGCTAGCAACCGCTCGCGAGTCATCATCCTCGCCGGCTTTCTAAGCGGGGCGGCTGTACTTGGCATCGCCCTGATACCGGCGAACTCGATTCCGCTCGCCGTCCTTTTTCTCATCGTGGGTGGATTTTTCGTGAACATGTCGCCCATCCAGGCGCTTGCCGTCGATCTCGCCGGGAGGCGGCTTGCGGGAACGGCCTCAGGGGTGCTCGACGCACACGGCTATATATACGGGGCCCTGCAGGCCTGGTTCTTCGGCTGGCTTGCGGTGTC includes:
- a CDS encoding tyrosine--tRNA ligase; amino-acid sequence: MNLFEDLKARGLVHDFTDQPEMLDALERGGMSVYCGFDPTSDSLHIGSLIPITGLMRFQRAGHRPIALVGGATGMIGDPSGKSEERNLLGASDLAQNIAGIRAQIEGFLEFSGSNAALLANNADWLGGMNFIEFLRDAGKHFSIGYMMAKDSVKSRIADAGISYTEFSYMILQAYDFLHLFREEDCTLQIGGSDQWGNITGGIELIRRTLSKPAYGITFPLITTSDGRKFGKTEAGNIWLDTERTSPYQFYQYWIQTADADVGRFLRYFTFLPLDEIEAIEKEHMERPEKREGQIRLAREITTMVHGAEATESNIRASEILFGGSLEGIEERDLLAVAGEMPRTTQSSSLPISVIDVLAESGLCKSKSMARKDLKGGGIYVNNNRRGEESAEISPGDLLFGRYVLLRKGKKNYHLLEINA
- a CDS encoding MFS transporter; the encoded protein is MSDAPSQQVRYEELPELYHTWKWRVLIAYCVFYSMNYMGRFNFSLIQPAIIEDMGITSADTGWINSWMFWGFAFGDFVHGHLAERFGYRRILLLGALGTGLFNYIASFGTTINGLLVPWAIVGFVNAATWAPGIGIIAQWWGRRERGRAMGLVGTAAGFAMLVVWVVTPWVAGNFGWRAALRYPPMIISLLGVAFYFVARDKPRDVGLPEYAESDEVSLQAEAASAGREHGLHAYIHLLSNWRFFIACQVKGLDNVVRYGIVSWAPVYYAQVGGMDLREMGWVTFAYPLGYMWGPICGGYISDKFFASNRSRVIILAGFLSGAAVLGIALIPANSIPLAVLFLIVGGFFVNMSPIQALAVDLAGRRLAGTASGVLDAHGYIYGALQAWFFGWLAVSVPNGWLWVFSIMAATRLISVAAIWRVRA